GGGCCCGGGAGCGTGCCACCTTAAACGGGATCTGCCGATGTTCCTCGAGCACGTCCGCCTTGTTGCCAACGATCACGATCGGCACTCGTGTGCCACGTACCGCGATGATCTGGTGAATTATGCACAATAAGTAAGAAGAGTGTTCTATCAACAACAAATGAGACAGAAGGCAAAGCAAACACCAACCTGTTCGCGCAATCGTTCCACCTCGTTCCAGGATTCCTCATCGTCCACGGCGTACACCAGTATAAACGCTCCGCTCTTGTTGATGGAAAGGGCACGCATGGCCGGAAATTGGTACGAACCGGACGTGTCCAAAATGTCCAGTGTCAAGGTCGAACCGTCGGGGAGCTCGTACTCACCGCGGTGCATCTCCTCGATCGTTTGCTTGTAGCGCGACAGATACTTCTCGTACAGGAACTGGGAGATGATGGATGACTTGCCAACGCGGGCCGCACCCATCATCGTCACCCGATGACGCTCCTTCTTGACCGTGGCCGGTGGCGACGAGGGCATAACTCCTTCGCATCCGAACAGGTCGTCATCGGTAATCGAAGGTCCGGCGGAGACACCTGCCGAGGACGAGGATGTGGAGGACGATGCGCCATTCGAGGAGCGGTTGGAGATGATCGATGGTATCCGTAGCCGGTGGCAGGTGCCCGGCATGGCGTCGAGCAGCGCAATCGTGTCGCGGTGAGCGCACTGGTGCGCTATCTAGGGAAAGAATAGAGTGCTAAGAGTGGGAAAAGCGGTCATTAGCATTGGTTCTTTAAAATGTGTTCTGTTCGTTAGGAGTTGCTAATCTTCAAGAACTCGCGAAAGCATGACATGAGTCTGTCAATTGTTCCTGGGAAGGAAACGATACAACAACCCGAACGAACCACCGTCTAACCCATCCCATGGCAACGCTTCCCTCAATGGATGTGCAAATGAAGTCCTACAGTTCATTCAATTCAGACATCAGAGCGCACGTGTTCGGTTCCTGCGGTTTCCCAGGACTCCTGTTATCATACGAATATCACAAATCTGGTACAGCTTCCCACGACTGTTTGAATGCTGTATTGTATTGTGCCACCTTTTACAACACTCctcaccaacagcaacacatcGCATCGGCTGTCCGCGGAGATTTGGTGGCTGTTTGTCAACAAGAGCGAGGAATGAAGGACAGAACAGATCAGATGTTGAAAAACCCACTAAGAAATAGATACTTCTCTACTTGAggacttttctttttttggcatCACCGGGATTGTTGGGAGGTTGTCGACTGGGGCGATTTATTTATAGCTGCTTGTAAAACAAACCTCCACACAACGATGAGAACTGTGCCAAAAATGTATGACGGACGACAGACTGTGCTCGAAACGGTAAAACACAACCACTTGAGCGAAATCGGAGTCCTCGAAAAGGGAAACTCTTAACAACTAGTATTGTGTTGCTTGCGAATTACGAGAAGTTCTCATTAGACTTGGTATAAGGGACACTAACAAACCCATAGAACTAGCACAAGAAACTCCTCGATAACTCGATCTGCTAACGAGAACCGAGCTAACTTGTTCCTAGGAAAGTTTCCATGTTGGCCACACTATACCACTCCTTCTAAAAAATGTGAACTTTGGCACAGTTCCCCGGACCATTGCAAAGTATGCAAAGATTCAAATTCGCAAACCAATCGGAACGTACGCTGCCATTCGagtaaatggaatggaatggacgCAATAAAGGTACGCAACGTCAACAAAAGCGCCCAGACCATAGCAATGAAGGATGCGTTTCCACCTTAACAGTCGGAAAAGTTTTCGTTCCCTGTACTCTCATTCCCCAGCGCTCAGTTCCAATTGAAGAGGAACtctcgtttttgttgtgtaaaataCCGTAGCCTTTTTGTGAGCTTCCATCGATGATTTGGTGCCGGCTGAATTGTCTGTCGATTGAAGTTACTTTGAAGGATGGAGTAAACTGCCCAAAACGGCGTAGGCTGCTAACCTTTATACGTACGCAGCGTCTAGGTACAAAAGGTGTGATTATGCTTTAAAGGAATCCCTTTCTATCCTTTCTTCCAGTTCGGTTCGGATTGGTCCGGGTTGATGAACAAGCCGATGTTCACATTGACAGCTTCATTTTGAAGCCCTACTTTCCTACGCTTCATCTTCCGGGCGGCTTTAAATTGCTGTCCAAAGCCATTTCTTTCATcaggtttgttgttgtaagcTTTGTAAGCAAAGCAACAGGTTGTAGTGCTACCAAGGTACATCTGTTTTCGCTGTCCCATCACGTCCGGTTTTGAAAACATCGTACCACGCCCGCGCATCTTTCGAGGATTTTCCGCCAGGTTGGAAAATCCGATTAATCTGTTCCACTTATACGATTTTGATCGGCTGCCGTGGGATTTGGCTCGGCTCCTACTCCTTGAACGGAGGCCATCCATACTACCCCCGAGGGACAATGCGAGCAAAAGGTTTGCGTCGTATATTGGATTGGAAATGGTTTGGGGGTATTTTGTAGCTCTCAAGTCAAACCGTCCATTTCCAGCCGGGGTCGGGGGAACTTTGTCTGCTTTATGATGCATTCCATTTAGCGCAGTTGCTATGGTTGTTACATTGTATGGTGTTCGAGTTCcaataaaatttgcaaaaaagctATCCATGCCCCGATGGACATCAAATGTTTTCGAAAGAATAAGAGAATTTGTCCGGATTGTGGATTGATGACTGTAGTTAATGGAGGTATTAGAGTCGAGTCTAATTGTAGTGCATTGATTTGTTATAACAGGAATATTTTCCTTTACCTTTGATTAATCTATAGATTTCCATAGAATGTTCCATAGAatgtatttattgattttcacctttttcaaGCTCAAATAtagttgaaaaattgatttttattattttacttttctatCTATCGATACACAGTGTGAAGTGCTCGGGACCAGCGTGGACTTAATTGGTGGCCAATGGCTgataataaagaataaaaactcTACAAATTGCCTAAATTTAGGGTTTACAGATAACTTTCCGTGAAATACGCCTACATTTATGCAATACCCATCTATGATTGCTTTGATGCATCTTTCAATAGTTACAATTTCATCATTTCGAGGCGTTTTTTTTGGCAGTAGTACGTCTAGTTGTtgacaaaacattcaattaaagCTGTTGACCCATATATCCTGTTGCTGCCAGCAAAAAACCTCCCAACCAACATCTTTCATCTCACCTTCGTTGCAAAATGTTGCCactattttccaaacaataGAACGCAACAAACGCGACAATGCGTACGGCTGCGACTATCGTCTATAGGCACGTACGGCCACAACAGAGTAGACGAAGGAGACCACAACCGAGCCACTGTTTTTCGCCCTAATCCCAATTGCCAATCAATAAACAAGCGCCACCACGCTAAGTCTCTGTCCACGTGGCTACGAACGTGGGTGGCAGTGGAGGCTAGAGTGTTCCCGACCGATCGTGAAGGACGTGACTTTTCAACGGTAAACACGCGCCATTCGGTACGCGGTACGATTGGTAAACGCGACACAACTTGGGGGGATGAAGACAAACAATCGGAGAGGGCACTGTGTCAGTGTGCAATCAACAATTCACTTCCGGTGTATCTCATCATCCCCATCGCCGGTCAGGTTTAAGATACTTCAAGGAAAAAACTGCAGTtctaggaaaaaaatgtaccaGGCACACTACACACGAAGGAAGAGTTCGATTGGATCGGAAAAGTGAGCAATTGTGATGCGTTGGTACGTGGTCAGCTAGGACACCCAGTGCGAAGAGGACGTGCGCTGTTCGGGACGTGCTAGAACTGGTTCACTGGAAAATGGATGATTATCAGTAATAAGACCGTTGATAATATCATCCCACCAGCCTTTCttctccctccctcccttctTTTCCTGCCCGCTTGCAttcgttaaaacaaaaagaaatccacGAGTTCATACACGTGTCGCAGCATCATATGCTTTCGACCGCAAAATGCCCGACGGGAATAAAGGGAAATCTATCAATATTCCAACTGTTTGGCGTCCTCTTCGCACTGGATCACTCTTTTCCCAACCACTCAGTATTCCATTCACACCGGGCCAGCCCGACGGACAGATAAGCACCATCATattatgataataaaaatattgaataataAGAAAGGCTCACCAGTAAAAATGCACCAGCGGCGGTCGACGGTGACGACGGAACCTGTTGCATCAGCTTCCGGGCTTCCGTCGGACCGCATACCGATGAAGGTGCAGCAGATGGGCTGCATAATTTAAGCtgattaaatttcaaaccacGACACACTCACGGCTACGATGGCCGGCATGTTATTGCTATTGTAAAAGCGGGCAAGTGGATACACTTTTATGTTCCGCGTGGAAAATGCAGCCAAGGGAAGCAAGTGGATCCTCTCAAACCCGCGGTAAATGTATCGTTTTTCGCACATGTTTTCCTCTGCCATACGCCTGTGGCCACTTCACAGCTGCCTTCTGCCTTCTCACTCACAACAATGGCGATTTTCCGATGTGAGCATATCCAGTTCGATACGCGTGCCCAGGTCGGTGCGGGTCGGAACGGGATCATCCGAATCAAAAGCGCCATTGATGCTAATGCAGAGCAGCATTTTCCACTAATTAATGATTGTGTCGCTGTCAGGTCGGGCTAGCGATGTTCGGGTGACCGCAGACATCACAGCCGGATGCAAACAAAGGAGCGAAATGGGAACATAACGTATTGTTGAGCGGTTGTTGCTTGTAATTTGTGGTCCATGAAATTGATGCACACGAACCCAGCCATCTACTCTAGTCAAAATCATCAACTGCAGTCAGATATACGGTTGGGAATATTGAATATAATTGGAATATGAATcatattttgacatttttaccGATTTTCTACATTGTCAGTTAAATGATTACTAGAATCTTTCAAAGATGGAGTTAGTTCATCTCTTTTtgcaacagatggcgctaccTGTTTATGACAGTTATTTAGTGAAACACATGTGTTTTCGCACCTAAAATTCTATTCCAAAAAGAGTTAAGTggttttcacaaaaaaaaaaaaaaaacaaatacccaGCGATGATGCAGTTTTGACGTAAACTTGCTCAAAAATTCTTCGTTTCCCCGCTTTCGACAAATAGTATATTAGTTGCCAGTTGCCTGAGGCAAAATCCATAACTTCATGTAAGTATCTCGAGATTGGTTTTCCCAACTTTTTCCCCGGGTGATAGCTTCCTCCTGTAACGACATACTTTACTATCGTGTCAGCGACAAATTCTTCCGGTGGCATCCGTTATGAGACGATGTTGCTCCAGGTCACGCGTGGAGgaggcaaaagaaaatcatcgATGAAACCAACCAGAAATTGTACATGATCATTCATTTTGCATGAGTACAGAAGTCTTCTCTCTCGTTACTAGCTGCTAGCCATGCGCCTTTCTCCCTCAATACCCCCCGAATGTATATCCGGAAGAAATGGACTAACAGGCACAATTTATTATGTATGTCAAAGCTGCCCGCAAAGTTGCATGAAGTGGTAGTCCCGCTGAGCTAAACAGTTTTCCATAAACTGGACCACTTCCCGGGAATGGGAATGCTACTGCCTATTTCGTTTAAGAAGCGTGCATGTCCCAGCGCTCGCATGATTACCTTTGCTCAGCGTGGAGAGCATGTTCCGGTGGCCAAAATGTTTGACGGTCCAACTTTGAGGAGAATAAATCGTAATGGTAGTGAGTATTAATCGGACAAAAAGTCAGTGCCCACTACATTCCAGGAGATGGTTTTTATTGAGCAACATTATTCTCCCTCTAAAGCGGCCAGTCCGTAAAGTACGCAACCACATGCAGAGCGTGGAACATGAGTTTGCAATCAGTGTTTGCCCCTTTCGAAATGGGCCAGATTCCTTCACGAAGCGGGTCACGTCGACAGATGAGCCAACCTGCTCATCAGAAAGTAGGCCATGCCGTCGGGCACCACTGGAGCACAGCGAATTCCATCGCATAGCAGGATGGACCTGTTGTTGTACGCCATCAACCCCAACGACAATTTACTGTCCAAAAGCTGAAAGTCTCTCGGTAGCACTCCCGGATGGCGTCCCGACCCGGCATGATTAGGCTAGATTAGATTTCAGCGAATCCAACGGAAAACAGCAAACGGAAGTGACAACTCGACTACAGGGAACCGGGGTGGTACAAAATGGCGATGAAAGTGATGCCATCGTCACCGCCTCGCTCGAGCGGTCCGGTAATGACGGAGCGAAAGGGAGAGGGCGTCAGCCGATATCGTATATCGTCTGCCATCGGAACATGTTGTTATCGACGATAAGCGATTTTATTCGATAACACTCCTCGCAGTGCAAATAGAGGACGCAAGAGCAATCGGAAGAGCTAGTGCCGCAGTAGGGCCGTTCGGTTTGGACCGGATGGAGACGATCGACTCTCCTCGGCCATCCATCACGACCATCGACATCGTCTACTTAAGGGAAGACATAGTAGGATATTGCAAGCCATAGAACGCCCCCTCTACAATCTCCCTGCCACCCTCTGTCCTGCCTCTTTCTCCCCTCccctcaaacacacaccagcACGTTCTCCACgcgattgtttatttatcaCAATCAATAGTACTATAAACATGATTAATTCCGCCGATACTGTAGCGATTGAatttttgtgtctttttctGCTTTCATCAACTGGTCCGTACGGTGTCTTATGTCGATGCTCGCCAAGGAAGGAAGACGGGCACGATAACCTGCGCAAGCCATCGTTCCAAAGTGATTAAAATGAAGGAAATTGATATcccgatggaggcgcatggtacGTCAGCGGGAAGTGCTCTCAAGATGGGCCAATAGTTAATAATTACTTCAGTCCGTTCGGAGATGATATTTGAGGTACCGATTTTTATGCATCATAGCGCTCATAAACATAAGGCTATCAACGAGAGCGATAAATTTCGGTTTCATTATCCTCGATAACCTCCGAACAGAAAGTGCCGCAAGTTATTAAGTTGGTGCTCTTTTTAAgcatttcaatatttcattagTTTTCAAAGCTCGTGTGCAATAAAGTTGCTTTATAAGTGCTCTCACTCACCACTCCCCCGTTTTCGCTCATCGTTTTCAATCGATTGTCCGATGGGCGCAATGAAAATGGcaagcagaaaagaaagatTTCCCAACGGAGCAGTGTGGAGTaccttttggtttgtttttcatttccttttttgattTCACGAAAGGTAACGGAACACTCACAGGATGATGGCACAATCAATCATGAGGAATGCCGATGCCGATAGAGTACGGTCTATCTGTCGGGCTCTGCTTTGTACGCGGGAACATCTGTGTGGAGTTGATGATGTAGCCGTTTTCCTTTTATTATACTTGCAAAATGGCGGTACCTGCGAATGAAACCTTTTCATcgttcctttttcttcccattgagcttgggttttatttttcctagTTTTCTTCCGCTATTGATTGAGGTTAGGGTCTTCGTTACGAATTTTCCCCAAACCATCTGCGCTTACGTGTGGCTTACAATTTATGTAGCACACGTGTCATGCCCATTGTGCaattaatttcatattttcttttccaatgcTGGTTTAATGCTCCCTACCTAAATCTGTGCGCTTGGAGAACATTGTTAGTGATAGGAATTTTTGGTGATTTGTCGATAGTTTGATGTTGATGCTGCTTGAAGAAGCACTCTTTCCCCAATCCAAGCCAATTCCCAGAACACTGAGAAGAAATCTCTTGTGGTTTTTGCCAGCAAcgtatggattttttttgcgaagCAAGAATCGTGTGTGATGTGCTTACTTCATCCGATAACTTTTTCTTCCTACGGTAGCAACACTTCGAATACTTTAAAAAGTGAACGACCTGCCTTGATTTGGCACAGAGCCATTCTTTCCCGACCATGTACCGTGAAAGTCCATAActttcgagttttaaaacgatttttctGCGCGGTTTACTTTACCGGAAAATAGACAAGCAAACCATGGGTGTAGGAAAAACATCGCACCAATCCCTTCAAAGGGGACATCCGGTCCTGATGGCTGGATTCCCGGTATCTGGGCATTTTCCAGGATACTAGCCCATGCTGGCTATGAATGAGGAACCAACTCGTTTGCCAAAGCCCTTACTCGCTGTACAATAGTAGCTAAATCAACATAGACTACGGACCCCGGGTCAGACGGTTCCAATGTACAGCACGACGACTAACATCCGGCGACGACTGGACGGCTGTGCTTTCCCAGAAATGTACCGGTACTGTGCCGAGTCCCACAGAAGGGATGGTTAGATCTTTTGGAACAAGCCGTTCGTTGGCCACATGACCGAGTTTTCCGAACGGTTCCAGTGACGAAGGTTTCATAAGTCAAATGTCCCAGACCCGAAACGTGTGAATACACGGTTCGGGTCGAGCCTGATGGGTTAAAGTTTCTTTTAACCCGGTTTTGGCATTGGGTGGTGATGAGGGAAGTTTCATAAACCGAAAACTCTAATTTACTCCTTTTCTCGTGGGttcgtttttaattatctCTGCAATGAGCGTGTCGcttttgaagcattttcatCGTGGTTACAAGATAGGCGTAGTTGAGTGAACAAACGTTTGATtgcatttcccttttttccgggCTCTGAAACTACTAAACACCTGATTGGTTGGTGACTTCTACTCGtttgttaagaaaaaaacgccaGATGATTAATAAGGGCAAGTACACCCGAAAGATAAATAGTATTGGACTGAGTTGTCAGTAAGTCACATTGATCGTAGCTTTTCAAGGCGGCTGGAAAATTGTGAGAAACCTTTATGGAATCTTTTTaaataatgcatttaaataaaaacaccacatAATCATAAGTAATGTTTGGAGGTATTTCGTCCTGCGTCTTGTTGCATGATGAGAGAAAGTCGCAACTCTTAACTTCACACTTCACCAAAGATACAAACAGAGCGTCCTTGCAGCCTCGAGCCCCAAGCAATCATTTTCCAGTCCAGCAACACCAAAAAGCGAGCTGTCAAACTGTGAGCACAACTGTTTACATCTCAACTGTTCCCCGAATTCCGGGGTGACTCCTAACGGTGCACTCTATATCCCAGGCTGATGCTAATGGATCAGATTTTATCGCCTTCCGAGAAATTAAGTAAGCTCGGTGCTCTTCACAACTCGTCGCGTGGTACCTGTTGTGTATGgggagaaaaacttttcccatctgCCAAAGAGCGGACGAAAGGAATGTCTCTCGTATGTTtcttataaaatgtttgcGTTCGGCAAAAAGAACGAGAAGAATTTTTCACGTTACTGAAACTGTTTTCGTATCATGCAAATGGTGACAGAGATTTTCC
This Anopheles marshallii chromosome 3, idAnoMarsDA_429_01, whole genome shotgun sequence DNA region includes the following protein-coding sequences:
- the LOC128714594 gene encoding ras-related protein Rap-2b-like, with translation MPGTCHRLRIPSIISNRSSNGASSSTSSSSAGVSAGPSITDDDLFGCEGVMPSSPPATVKKERHRVTMMGAARVGKSSIISQFLYEKYLSRYKQTIEEMHRGEYELPDGSTLTLDILDTSGSYQFPAMRALSINKSGAFILVYAVDDEESWNEVERLREQIIAVRGTRVPIVIVGNKADVLEEHRQIPFKVARSRALLEWGCGYAECSAKNNEGILTVFKQLLRQANIEYNLSPAVRRRRKSLPSYTGGTNPARANTARYYLKRHSCSVQ